A single window of Carassius auratus strain Wakin chromosome 9, ASM336829v1, whole genome shotgun sequence DNA harbors:
- the LOC113108224 gene encoding interleukin-1 receptor type 1-like → MMAISFSFRWVLLSALWIAGSETQYTELKNYTTSAGLAFKLECSETQNVSWSRFPNQRLEGISGINIQGGALWFLPADLSHSGSYSCLTRNGDETWTTIFNVSVENKTCPRFNRKDEITRTKEITCLLSHIFEIDPQAQVTWRNNCHPLSVTNSKVLPINRSKDMIGLYTCFVNFTFGGQHYSAAQTTKIFSQSKDYVVTKPEIIYPKEETKKVTLGESYTLNCKALIGKNDNRETVIYWYTDLKNLKLDYNRSIVKEGERDYMLSTLYIPEVTEKHLYTNFTCVVTHPRGSDSGNVLLIPVSQNERYYCIGVGLVVLLILLCAVAFLFRVDLVLAYRAVCSSSAINSDGKSYDAYVSYLHSDQHGSTSAVTFALDILPAVLEDHYGYNLFISGRDGLPGEAVHEVIADTISRCRRLIIILTSQSCVSPQTDTTKSFLPDKLPVSDHDVQMNAQNTSSDKIWATYAPQVGLYDALVKQGLKVILVQVEDGVEEALLPESLRYIIRTKGILRWRQSTSHRGNRSFWKHMRYQMPPAKRQKSPEVTVL, encoded by the exons ATGATGgcgatttctttttcttttcgaTGGGTTTTACTCTCAGCTCTTTGGATTGCAG GGAGTGAGACGCAATACACAGAGCTCAAGAATTATACCACCAGTGCTGGTCTCGCATTTAAGCTTGAGTGCAGTGAAACACAGAATGTGAGCTGGAGCCGTTTCCCTAATCAGAGGCTGGAAGGCATCAGTGGAATAAACATTCAGGGAGGCGCGCTATGGTTTCTACCTGCTGACCTCTCCCACAGCGGATCCTACTCCTGTCTCACCAG AAATGGCGATGAAACCTggacaacaatatttaatgtctCCGTTGAAAATAAAACATGCCCCAGGTTTAACAGAAAAGATGAAATAACGAGAACAAAGGAAATCACTTGTTTGCTTTCTCACATCTTTGAGATAGACCCTCAAGCTCAAGTGACCTGGAGAAAT aACTGCCACCCACTCAGTGTGACAAACAGTAAGGTTTTACCGATAAACAGATCCAAAGACATGATTGGACTCTATACATGCTTTGTGAACTTTACTTTTGGAGGACAGCATTACTCTGCTGCCCAGACTACAAAAATCTTCAGCCAATCTAAGGATTATG TGGTGACAAAGCCTGAAATCATCTAcccaaaagaagaaacaaaaaaagtaacactTG GTGAAAGTTACACTCTGAACTGCAAAGCTCTTATTGGGAAGAACGACAATAGAGAAACTGTTATTTACTGGTATACTGACTTAAAAAATCTCAAACTGGACTACAACAGAAGTAT TGTGAAAGAGGGGGAGCGGGACTATATGCTGTCTACTCTATACATCCCAGAAGtcacagaaaaacatttatacacTAATTTCACCTGTGTCGTTACACACCCAAGAGGTTCAGATTCTGGAAATGTCTTGCTTATTCCTG TGAGTCAGAATGAACGTTATTACTGCATCGGTGTTGGTCTGGTGGTTCTGCTCATATTACTGTGTGCAGTTGCATTTCTCTTTAGAGTCGATCTGGTTCTGGCTTACAGGGCTGTTTGCTCGTCTTCTGCCATAAACAGTG ATGGCAAGTCGTACGATGCGTATGTGAGTTACCTCCATAGTGATCAACACGGCTCAACTTCTGCAGTGACATTTGCTCTGGATATCCTTCCTGCGGTGCTGGAGGACCATTATGGTTACAATCTCTTTATCAGTGGTCGTGATGGACTTCCTGGGGAAG CGGTGCACGAAGTCATTGCTGACACAATTAGCCGATGCAGAAGGCTGATCATTATTCTTACATCACAGAGCTGTGTTTCACCTCAAACCGACACCACCAAGAGCTTTTTACCAGATAAACTCCCTGTATCAGATCATGAtgtgcaaatgaatgcacagaacACTTCCTCTGATAAAATATGGGCCACTTACGCGCCACAGGTGGGTCTCTATGACGCTTTAGTGAAGCAGGGTCTGAAAGTCATCCTGGTGCAGGTGGAGGATGGTGTTGAAGAGGCTCTGCTGCCTGAATCTTTGCGATACATCATCCGCACCAAAGGCATCCTCAGATGGAGGCAGAGCACCAGTCATCGGGGGAACAGAAGCTTCTGGAAACACATGCGCTATCAAATGCCTCCAGCGAAGCGGCAGAAGAGTCCAGAGGTCACGGTGCTTTGA